One Prunus dulcis chromosome 7, ALMONDv2, whole genome shotgun sequence DNA segment encodes these proteins:
- the LOC117634556 gene encoding protein N-lysine methyltransferase METTL21A-like, whose translation MAAQQGDGSEDDATLSPVTAAILLPPTEHCLHSINSTVFIRQLPSQGLSFQLWPAATTFLTLLDDHRRNPSTGPLGPTLTALGSRRPPLKILELGSGTGLVGIAAAVTLGVSVTVTDLPHVIPNLSFNVKANAAVLAANGGVVHVAALRWGEAEDVEVIGREFDLIVASDVVYHDHLYDPLLKTLRLLITGGEEAEEEGRVFVMAHLRRWKKDSAFFKKARKLFEVEVLHVDPPCHGSRVGVTVYRFAGKKSSKKLLKANNANANAIA comes from the coding sequence ATGGCCGCTCAACAAGGCGACGGTTCTGAAGACGATGCAACTCTAAGCCCTGTCACCGCCGCCATTCTCCTTCCACCGACTGAACATTGCCTCCACTCCATCAACTCAACCGTCTTCATCCGGCAGCTTCCGTCTCAAGGTCTCTCCTTCCAGCTCTGGCCAGCCGCCACCACGTTCCTCACTCTCCTCGACGACCACCGCCGTAACCCTAGCACCGGCCCGCTGGGCCCCACTCTCACGGCCTTGGGCTCGCGTCGCCCCCCGCTCAAAATCCTCGAGCTCGGCTCCGGAACCGGCCTAGTCGGAATCGCAGCCGCTGTCACGCTCGGAGTTAGCGTCACGGTCACCGACCTCCCGCACGTCATTCCTAACCTTTCGTTTAACGTAAAAGCGAATGCCGCCGTTTTGGCCGCGAACGGCGGGGTCGTCCACGTGGCGGCACTGAGATGGGGAGAGGCCGAGGACGTGGAGGTGATTGGGCGGGAGTTTGATCTTATCGTAGCCTCGGATGTAGTGTACCACGATCACCTGTACGACCCCTTGCTTAAAACGCTGCGTTTGTTGATAACGGGTGGGGAGGAGGCGGAGGAGGAGGGAAGGGTGTTTGTGATGGCCCACTTGAGGAGGTGGAAGAAGGACTCGGCTTTCTTCAAGAAGGCAAGGAAGCTTTTTGAGGTTGAGGTTTTGCACGTGGACCCACCGTGCCATGGCTCCAGGGTTGGAGTTACTGTTTACCGTTTTGCAGGGAAAAAGTCAAGTAAGAAATTGTTGAAAGCAAACAATGCCAATGCCAATGCCATTGCCTAA